Proteins encoded within one genomic window of Arachis ipaensis cultivar K30076 chromosome B08, Araip1.1, whole genome shotgun sequence:
- the LOC107614242 gene encoding uncharacterized protein LOC107614242 (The sequence of the model RefSeq protein was modified relative to this genomic sequence to represent the inferred CDS: added 82 bases not found in genome assembly), with amino-acid sequence MKMQNLTLLLVLFLSTCHSAFSITDGLLPNGNFELGPKRGQLKGSVVTAQNAIPNWSVTGYVEYIQSGQKQGDMLLVVPEGAYAIRLGNEASIKQNVKLVKGLHYAITFSAARTCAQEEKLNVSVVPTNEKRDWGQIPIQTMYGSNGWESFSCGFVADFQDAQIVIHNPGVEEDPACGPLIDSVALKVLNPPRRTRANLLKNGNFEEGPYVFPNASWGVLIPPHIEDAHSPLIGWIVESLKAVKYIDSEHFSVPEGKRAIELVAGKESAIAQVVITTVGRIYDLTFAVGDASNACEGSMMVEAFAGKDTVQVPYQSKGKGGFIRGKLRFKAVSTRTRVRFLSTYYTMKNDNSGSLCGPVIDDVKLLSVRYPRHA; translated from the exons ATGAAAATGCAGAATCTGACTCTGCTTTTAGTGCTATTCCTCTCAACCTGCCACTCTGCTTTCTCCATCACAGACG GTTTATTGCCGAATGGGAACTTCGAACTGGGCCCAAAACGGGGCCAACTAAAGGGCTCAGTAGTTACGGCCCAAAATGCAATTCCTAATTGGAGCGTAACGGGCTACGTAGAATACATACAATCAGGGCAGAAACAAGGTGACATGCTTCTTGTTGTGCCGGAAGGTGCTTACGCTATTAGGCTCGGCAACGAAGCTTCCATCAAGCAGAACGTGAAGCTCGTGAAGGGGTTGCACTATGCCATAACGTTCAGTGCTGCACGCACGTGCGCACAGGAGGAGAAGCTCAACGTGTCTGTGGTTCCAACCAATGAGAAGAGAGATTGGGGTCAGATCCCCATTCAGACCATGTATGGTAGCAATGGTTGGGAGTCCTTTTCTTGTGGCTTCGTTGCTGATTTTCAAGATGCTCAGATTGTCATCCATAACCCCGGTGTTGAAGAAGACCCTGCTTGTGGCCCACTCATTGATTCCGTTGCCTTGAAGGTCTTGAACCCACCCAGAAGAACCAGAG CGAATTTGCTGAAGAATGGAAACTTCGAAGAAGGGCCATATGTGTTTCCAAACGCATCTTGGGGGGTTCTGATCCCACCACACATTGAAGATGCTCACAGTCCTCTAATAGGGTGGATAGTTGAGTCTCTGAAAGCAGTGAAGTACATTGATTCAGAACACTTCT AAGGATCTATGACCTCACCTTTGCCGTTGGTGACGCCAGCAATGCATGTGAAGGGTCCATGATGGTTGAAGCATTCGCTGGCAAAGACACAGTCCAAGTCCCTTACCAATCTAAGGGCAAAGGAGGCTTTATCAGAGGCAAGTTGAGGTTCAAGGCTGTGTCAACACGTACCCGTGTTAGGTTCCTAAGCACGTATTACACCATGAAGAATGATAACTCTGGTTCGCTTTGTGGACCCGTCATTGATGACGTCAAATTGCTTAGCGTCCGTTACCCTAGACATGCTTAA
- the LOC107610327 gene encoding boron transporter 4-like, whose amino-acid sequence MVWDKNSFWLGQDGFVFGLLSCYFFLQYSMLEISSIDLQGLLVSFLECLFDTSSWKMQGMVSEFKVPKEGNPTLEKYQFHWLYANGLLGIIFTFGLLYTSLKSRRARSWLYGTGWFRSFIADYGVPLMVLLWTALSFTVPSKVPSGVPRRLVSPLAWDSTSLHHWTVIKDMGKVSPTYIFAAFIPAIMIAGLYFFDHSVASQLAQQKEFNLKKPSAYHYDILLLGFMTLLCGLIGLPPSNGVLPQSPMHTKSLAVLKKQLIRRKMVKSAKESIKQKASKSEIYGNLQAVFIEMDSTQDNHSVAKELAELKEIVLNGEDKGENKESNFDPEKHIDAYLPVRVNEQRVSNLLQSLLVGASVFAMPAIKKIPTSVLWGYFAYMAIDSLPGNQFWERILLLFVTPSRWYKLLEGDHASFVESVPFKHIMLFTLFQCVYFLVCFGVTWIPIAGILFPLPFFVLITLRQHILPKFFIPHHLRELDAAEYEEIVAGAPRLSLNMSFKEVESPIVGSREKGDAEMLDELTTNRGEVKVRTFSFNEERQSQVYPDERVSEMDPTLTQ is encoded by the exons ATGGTTTGGGACAAGAACTCTTTTTGGCTTGGGCAGGATG GGTTTGTGTTTGGACTGCTCTCTTGTTATTTCTTCTTGCAATATTCAATGCTGGAAATATCATCAATAGATTTACAAGGATTGCTGGTGAGCTTTTTGGAATGC TTATTTGACACAAGTTCTTGGAAAATGCAGGGAATGGTGAGTGAGTTTAAGGTTCCTAAGGAGGGAAACCCAACATTGGAAAAGTATCAGTTTCATTGGTTGTATGCTAATGGATTACTGGGTATTATATTCACCTTTGGCCTTCTCTATACTTCCTTAAAAAGCAGAAGAGCAAGGTCATGGTTATATGGAACAG GGTGGTTCAGAAGTTTCATTGCAGATTATGGGGTGCCTCTCATGGTGCTGCTCTGGACAGCCCTATCATTCACAGTACCAAGTAAAGTTCCTTCTGGAGTTCCAAGAAGACTTGTTTCTCCTCTTGCTTGGGATTCCACATCTTTGCATCATTGGACTGTCATCAAA GACATGGGCAAGGTTTCACCAACATATATATTTGCTGCTTTTATTCCTGCCATAATGATAGCAGGGCTTTATTTCTTTGATCACAGTGTTGCTTCACAGTTAGCACAGCAGAAGGAATTCAACCTAAAGAAGCCTTCTGCATATCACTATGACATATTGCTACTAGGATTCATG ACTTTGCTTTGTGGATTAATTGGCCTGCCTCCTTCAAATGGAGTTCTGCCTCAATCCCCTATGCACACCAAGAGCCTGGCTGTTCTCAAGAAACAG TTGATAAGAAGAAAGATGGTTAAAAGTGCCAAAGAAAGCATAAAGCAGAAAGCAAGCAAATCAGAAATCTATGGGAATCTGCAGGCTGTGTTTATAGAAATGGATAGCACTCAAGAT AACCATTCAGTGGCCAAAGAACTAGCTGAACTAAAAGAGATTGTCCTAAATGGTGAAGATAAAGGAGAAAACAAGGAGAGTAATTTTGATCCTGAGAAACACATTGATGCATATCTACCAGTGAGAGTAAATGAGCAGAGAGTGAGCAATCTCTTACAATCACTCCTTGTTGGAGCATCAGTCTTTGCTATGCCTGCCATAAAAAAGATTCCAACTTCAGTTCTATGGGGATACTTTGCATACATGGCCATTGATAGTCTTCCAGGAAATCAATTCTGGGAAAGAATACTGCTACTCTTTGTGACACCTAGTAGGTGGTACAA GTTGTTGGAAGGGGATCATGCTTCTTTTGTTGAGTCAGTACCATTCAAACATATAATGTTATTCACACTGTTCCAATGTGTGTATTTCTTGGTTTGTTTTGGAGTGACATGGATTCCAATAGCTGGAATATTGTTCCCATTGCCTTTCTTTGTGTTGATCACACTGAGGCAGCATATTCTCCCCAAATTCTTCATTCCTCACCATCTAAGGGAACTAGATGCTGCTGAATATGAAGAAATAGTAGCAGGTGCTCCAAGATTGAGTCTCAACATGTCTTTTAAG GAGGTGGAATCACCTATTGTTGGATCAAGAGAAAAAGGTGATGCTGAAATGTTAGATGAGTTAACTACTAACAGAGGAGAGGTGAAGGTCAGAACTTTTAGCTTCAATGAAGAAAGACAAAGCCAG GTTTATCCAGATGAAAGAGTGAGTGAAATGGATCCCACACTCACACAATGA